DNA from Orbaceae bacterium lpD01:
AAATGGGCTGGTACCGCAATCAGATTACGGGAGAAGCGCAACTCGAAACGCAAAAATACAATAGTACGGTCTGGAGTAACGCTGTCGAAGTTGGTTATGGTATCCCCTTCGCCAGTACGGGTGATTACCAATGGTTAGTTACACCACAAGTACAGCTTACCTATAATCTCTATAATGCCGATGACCAGCAAGATAAAAATCAGCTTTTTGTGAGTAATCATGATGCTAATGGACTTGATACTCGCCTTGGTGTCCGCTTCCATGCCCGCGGTATCAGTCAAAGTATTATTGAACCATTCCTTGAAACTAACTGGTTAAATACGACGGCGAAAAACCGACTCGACTTCAATGGCAGTACATATGAAGATGGCTTTGCCCGAAGCCGTTTTGAAACCAAAGTCGGACTTCAAGGTAATATCACCACACAGTGGAGTATTGCTGCACAAGTCGCAGGACAATGGGGGCATAATAGCTATAACAGTTACCAAGGTCAGCTAAATCTTAGTTATAAATTCTAATGAAATGTTAAAAAACATCAGGCTAGCTGCCCATTAGCTAGCCTTTTTTATTGTGTGGTTCTATCTTCTACCTCTTTTCTTACAGGTTAAAATCAGATTAACCTATTATATTCCATGGTATCTATCTATTTTTAATCTTAGCAATTATCGCAACCAAAGCCATTCGAAAGTATTGTCATTTGAGATTTTTTATTAACCTATTACCAGATAAACGAAGCTCAATAAGCTTAACACTTATTCATTATCGTCGTATTCGATTAGTAATAGCCTAAACTCTAATAACAACGCGGAATTAGCGCCATTATTAACCCGATTAAATGATATAAAACTGCTTTTACTTTTTTTACAATAAAATCTATTGAAAATCATTATTAATACTGTATATTTATACATATAATTTTTTATCACGATAATTTTCTAAAGATAAACGTGAGTTTTTAGTTGAGTTCGTTTTAGGAGTATTGTCTTGCACCAATCCTGTTGTATTGTGCTCGGCCAGGTTGATGTTACTGCGATTTATGATTTACCGCTGATTGATACCCCGGTAAGAGCCGGATTTCCCTCACCCGCTAACGATTATTTAGAACAATCGCTCGATTTAACCGAACATTTAGTCAAGCATCCGAATGCAACTTTCTATATTCAGGTAGTGGGCGACTCTATGATCGATTATGGCATTTTTAGTGGCGATCTGCTGGTGGTTGATCGCGCTTTAGAAGCCCGTCTTCATGATATTGTAATTGCGGCTATTGACGGTGAATTAACCTGTAAGCGCTTAGGTATTCTCAATGGCCAGCACCATCTGTTATCCGGCAATATCGCCTATCCACCGATAATATTAACCGGTAAAGAGGTCCATATCTGGGGCGTGGTGATTCACACCATCCATTCATTACGGGGCCGGGTTCGTACATGATAGGCTTAGTCGACTGTAATAACTTTTATGCCTCATGTGAACGGGTATTTAATCCTAAGCTAGAAGGCCAGCCGATTGGTATTTTATCTAATAATGATGGCTGTGTCATCGCGCGTTCTAATGAGTTAAAGCCGTTGGTACCAATGGGTATGCCGGCCTACCAAATTCCTGCAGCGATTCGTCAACAGATTCAACTATTCAGTTCGAATTATGAGCTCTACGGTGATATGAGTCGACGCGTATTTAATATTGTCCATGAACATACGCCCGATATTGATATCTACTCCATTGATGAAGCGTTTATTCGATTATCAGGGCTGCATGATGCGGTTGCGCATTGCCAACAGCTACGCGAACAAATTAAGCGTCACACCGGTATTCCTGTTAGTATTGGCATCTCATCAACCTACACGCTGGCCAAACTGGCCAATCATTTAGCCAAACAGCAGCCTGACTATCAGGGGGTTTGTTGCTTATCGGCCGATAATCCTGCGTTGGCTGAAGCGTTAAAACAGTGCCCAGTTGCAGAAGTATGGGGCGTGGGGCGCCGGATTGCGGCGCAACTACATGCTTTAAATATTGATACCGCATGGCAATTACGCCAAACCAATCCCAAACGGATCCGCCAACAATTTTCAGTCATCCTTGAACGAACTGTCTTAGAACTACAAGGAACGGCTTGTATTGAGTTAACGGATCTATCACAGCCGAAACAAAATATCATGACTTCGCGTAGCTTTGGGCATCTGACTGGCGAACTTGATGATTTACAAGAGGCGATTCGGGTACATGCTAGCCGTGGCGCTGAGAAACTCAGGCAACAAGATTGCGTCGCCTGTGCGGTGCAGGTCGGCTTAAAAACCAATCGTTTTCGTGAAGATTTAAAGCAGTATCAGCCAACTATCATCGTTCCCCTGCCTGAGCCAACCGATGACTCACGCTTGATTATTCAGGCTGCTCAAATAGGATTAAAGGCCATCTATAAAAAAGGCTTTTTATTTATGAAAGCTGGCGTGATGTTGCTCGATATTACTCATAAAGCACACCATGCGCAGTGTGATCTTTTTGCCGATCAAGCGACAACCAGATTAAAACAGAAAAATAGCCAACTGATGCAGACCATCGATCTGATTAATCAAAAAATGGGCCGGCAGACGATTCAATTTGGCGGCACCCGAAAACAGGCCGCCTGGCAGATAAAACGTGAACTGCTCAGTCAGCGCTATACCACACGCTGGGATGAAGTACTGCGCGTCAAATAATCGGGTTAATCATCTATGAAGCCATA
Protein-coding regions in this window:
- the umuD gene encoding translesion error-prone DNA polymerase V autoproteolytic subunit produces the protein MHQSCCIVLGQVDVTAIYDLPLIDTPVRAGFPSPANDYLEQSLDLTEHLVKHPNATFYIQVVGDSMIDYGIFSGDLLVVDRALEARLHDIVIAAIDGELTCKRLGILNGQHHLLSGNIAYPPIILTGKEVHIWGVVIHTIHSLRGRVRT
- a CDS encoding Y-family DNA polymerase; the encoded protein is MIGLVDCNNFYASCERVFNPKLEGQPIGILSNNDGCVIARSNELKPLVPMGMPAYQIPAAIRQQIQLFSSNYELYGDMSRRVFNIVHEHTPDIDIYSIDEAFIRLSGLHDAVAHCQQLREQIKRHTGIPVSIGISSTYTLAKLANHLAKQQPDYQGVCCLSADNPALAEALKQCPVAEVWGVGRRIAAQLHALNIDTAWQLRQTNPKRIRQQFSVILERTVLELQGTACIELTDLSQPKQNIMTSRSFGHLTGELDDLQEAIRVHASRGAEKLRQQDCVACAVQVGLKTNRFREDLKQYQPTIIVPLPEPTDDSRLIIQAAQIGLKAIYKKGFLFMKAGVMLLDITHKAHHAQCDLFADQATTRLKQKNSQLMQTIDLINQKMGRQTIQFGGTRKQAAWQIKRELLSQRYTTRWDEVLRVK